ttcaactttttaaatttgatagggatatactttaatttgttttttttcattaacaagaaaaaaacataGTTTATTATGAATTCATACTTGATGTAACATAATGatattgtttttctgttttattttttttaaaaacaattgagAAAATTATGGATAATGTCttctataaaagaaattaagtgtattgtttgaaaaataaaatatttttttttttatttatttcctctaaattttttcatttatatttatatttcgaatttctaattacatattaacgaaaaaaaaaactcaatctttACTCtcctaattaaaaaattacgaAATTTTGAGTTGgtgatttatgttttatagcATGTACATAcataaagataaattcaaatttctaataataaatgtaaatttattttatatattaacttaattaaatttcaaatatttgcGTTAGTTcacgataaaaaaaatcacttataaagtaatagaatataattataaaattgatttatttttataagttatactattctgttatatatatatatatatatatatatattatatttattatataaagaagatacacataatttctcttaatattatattttaattgaataattttattttcatttatggaAAAACCCTTCTGGTTAATCTATCCATCTATACGAATACTACACCCAGGAACAATTTTCCATCTTCCACAACCCTGTGCCGCCATTCTATTCGAAACCTTGTCGGCGAACCTGCGCGCTCTCAATCTCTCACGCGCCGTTTCTCGCTAACACAGGTACTCTTCTATCTACTATATTGGATGCTTACCCATGCCCTAGAAATTTCGCGTTCTCAACTAACTCTGAAGGTCATTCTTGCTTTTAGTTAGATTCTTTCCTTTTCGATTTGAGTACTGCATCTGTTTCATCAAAATCCTCATTGGGAACACCGCTTTCTGTTTGCTGAAGTGGATTCATTCAGTTTGTTGAATTACTTTGAAACTAACTCTGCTGTATTGTATTCCCTATATCTGCAACCGACTCGACTGtgatatttaaattcaatttttgtagaatttaataaaatgtgatAATTGGGGTTTGGAGGTCGATATTTGAGAGTTTGACTAATATCAGAATTGATTTATGTTTCTGGCCAGGGCTTTGAATAATCTAGCCCTTTCTCTGATAATGGGTAAAGCTAAAAAGGGTCCAAAGTTTGCTGTTAGGAAGAAGATCGTCACttccaaaacaataaaaaggtgagttttttttctttctcttccttggGTGTTGGTTCCTTTATCGGACTTGGTTTTATTGCTTGAAATCCTGTCAATTTCAGTTACAAAGAAGAGGTTTTGAACccagaaaaaaagaatattgtgAAGGAAAAGTTACCCAGAAACATGTAAGCTACTATTCTCACTCTTTGCCCCTTGCCCCTTTTAATTGGTCctgaatttattgtttttcttcctttctgtGTTGGTTAAATTTGTGGTTTGAATTTGTATTGTTCAGTCCAAGTCATTCTTCGGCACTTTTCTTTCAATACAATACTGCCCTGGGACCTCCTTACCGGGTTTTAGTGGATACCAACTTCATCAATTTCTCAATCCAGAATAAAGTGAGTgtgctttgttttgttttaatttatagcTTTTTGCTTCTCTCTTTCGAATAAACAAATGGTAACTCTGACTATACATACTTAAGTTTCCATGGAATACACAGCTCAGATTTGTAATATTTGATATGTTTGCAactatatgtagatgacatgccTTATTACATTTGATGCTCATGTTATAAGATTATCATTGTTACATTATAAGAATACTTAAGTATTTCGATTGTAATGGattttgttgtttgtctctttctcacacaatttttttctttctttatgtaGTTGGATCTGGAGAAAGGGATGATGGACTGCTTGTATGCAAAATGTGAGTTTGAAGTAGATGATAACTTGTCttaattaatgtattaatttttagtttagctGAATGCGGAGGTTACTATTAATTTTAGATATTGTGTTCTGATGTTCTTTGCTATTATTAAGTAGCTCATTTTTGTAATGTGGCATTGTATATGTGAATCAGACTTCCCATATTATATAATTACCTTTGTTCTATTGgtattttggactttcaggcaCTCCTTGTATTACAGACTGTGTGATGGCAGAACTTGAGAAGTTAGGCCAAAAATATCGCGTAGCTCTAAGGTAGATGTTATGTCTTGattattatagatttatattCTCACATTTGAGATGTAATGTAAAAGGTTAGCTCCCCCATTTGAGTGAGGCAcctatataaaatcaaatttttgtttGCTTGCTAAGCTTGTCCGTGCTTTCtgcatgttttgtttttcactATGTGCTTTTATAAGTTAAGTTTATGTCGCATAAAAAACaatattcttttgtattttcaCTTCTAAAACCCTTgctttttcaaaagataaaagattcaAATGTCCTACTTTTAATTTTCATCCATTATGACATTCTCTTCTAGCTCAAgtacacattttttaaattacaaaaggCAAAATATCTTAAACAAATTTACGGTCAAGCCTCTGGACATATTTCTAATATAAGTTGCCTTCCAATATTGTAAAGAAAAGGGATTATATTATTCTTGTTTCAACTTCTGGCTGTATTTATTTATCCCTTTAAAACATAACAGGATTGCCAAGGATCCTCGATTTGAGAGAATACTATGTACTCATAAAGGGACGTATGCTGACGACTGCCTTGTTGAGAGAGTTACTCAggtgtgatttatttttatgagcTAAATGCTCAGAAGCATCTGGTAGCAATTTGATTGTTAAGATTAATGATTTTCCAAGCTGGATGAGAAATAGTTCATTTGCTGTTCTTTATATGTGTATTATGATCATGAGGAATGAAAAACAACTTTTCAACACTAGAGGATGGTAAATTTGGTTCATTTCTAAACCCTTGtacaaattttcattcatcTTTTATTCTATAATGAAGTCAAGGGCAATCATAAGAGGATGATAAATTTGGTTGATTTCTAAACCCTTATACATTTTTTGTTACGGATAG
The genomic region above belongs to Vigna radiata var. radiata cultivar VC1973A unplaced genomic scaffold, Vradiata_ver6 scaffold_234, whole genome shotgun sequence and contains:
- the LOC106753116 gene encoding rRNA-processing protein FCF1 homolog translates to MGKAKKGPKFAVRKKIVTSKTIKSYKEEVLNPEKKNIVKEKLPRNIPSHSSALFFQYNTALGPPYRVLVDTNFINFSIQNKLDLEKGMMDCLYAKCTPCITDCVMAELEKLGQKYRVALRIAKDPRFERILCTHKGTYADDCLVERVTQHKCYIVATCDRDLKRRIRKIPGVPIMYITKHRYSIERLPEATMGGAPRI